A section of the Hydrogenothermus marinus genome encodes:
- a CDS encoding restriction endonuclease, whose protein sequence is MNIDLLIASLILTFVGIYIVFRYVEEKKKYKKNYIPMLESFIEKCKKEKKYYQHRADNFKQNIEEIKKQIQKIKNSTNDYKWTDEDIKDLRRLKGKELESIMTGILEILDYKVEEPPIFKDHFIDFIAKKDNKKICIYFLDSKKLKNFSEKTVNELLKGKEKYRCDTVWIISNVDINRDLLNHTDIKLFTEKEIIKEFPSLTIFIDYEEAKTKLHNYELLYKETYDEVIRRDEWIEEANRKIQEFQSNMSNLSN, encoded by the coding sequence ATGAATATAGATCTTTTAATAGCCTCTTTAATACTTACATTTGTAGGAATTTATATAGTTTTTAGATATGTAGAAGAAAAGAAAAAGTATAAAAAAAATTATATTCCTATGCTTGAATCTTTTATTGAAAAATGCAAAAAAGAGAAAAAATATTATCAACATAGAGCAGATAATTTTAAACAAAATATAGAAGAAATAAAAAAACAGATACAAAAAATAAAAAACTCTACTAATGATTATAAATGGACAGATGAGGATATTAAAGATTTAAGAAGATTAAAAGGAAAAGAGCTTGAATCTATAATGACAGGTATTCTTGAAATATTAGATTATAAAGTTGAAGAACCACCAATTTTTAAAGATCATTTCATAGATTTTATAGCTAAAAAAGATAATAAAAAAATTTGTATATATTTTTTAGATTCTAAAAAGTTAAAAAATTTTTCAGAAAAAACTGTTAATGAACTTCTGAAAGGAAAAGAAAAATATAGATGTGATACAGTATGGATAATTTCTAATGTAGATATAAATAGGGATTTATTAAATCATACAGATATAAAACTTTTTACAGAAAAAGAGATTATAAAAGAGTTTCCTTCTTTAACAATATTTATTGATTATGAAGAAGCAAAAACTAAACTTCATAATTATGAACTTTTATATAAAGAAACATATGATGAAGTAATCAGAAGAGATGAATGGATAGAAGAAGCCAATAGAAAAATTCAAGAATTTCAATCCAATATGTCAAACTTGTCAAATTGA
- the moaA gene encoding GTP 3',8-cyclase MoaA, whose product MINIISGNKIKIIPDIEPQKETKITYLRISITDRCNLKCFYCRPENQEFIPREEVLDYEDMVKFVKVLTKFGLKTVRITGGEPLLRKDIEKFISMLNEIEGIDDIAMTTNAITLKKQAKALKEAGLKRLNISIDSLKPKLFYDITKGNLQDVIDGIIEAKKVGIEPIKVNAVVIKGLNEDEAIDFVEFGREYNVEVRFIEMMPIGQGQIDWKEDMVQPLEKVKQKIEEKYGKMLPSFSMGSGAARVYEIPSIKTKVGFITPISNPFCDGCSKLRLTVEGNVKLCLRTDDEIPAKDILKEGTEEEIEDFVRKVVVAKEISNENIQFNNYAFGECQRIMTSIGG is encoded by the coding sequence ATGATTAATATAATTTCAGGTAATAAAATAAAAATCATACCAGATATAGAGCCCCAAAAAGAAACTAAAATAACATATTTAAGAATATCAATCACAGATAGATGTAATCTTAAATGTTTTTATTGCAGGCCAGAAAATCAAGAATTTATACCAAGAGAAGAAGTTCTAGATTATGAAGATATGGTAAAGTTTGTAAAAGTTTTAACAAAGTTTGGACTTAAAACTGTAAGAATAACAGGGGGAGAACCTCTTTTAAGAAAAGATATAGAAAAATTTATCTCAATGTTAAATGAGATTGAAGGTATAGATGATATTGCTATGACTACAAATGCTATTACTTTAAAAAAACAGGCAAAAGCTTTAAAAGAAGCAGGACTAAAAAGATTAAATATATCAATAGATAGTTTAAAACCTAAGCTTTTTTATGATATTACAAAAGGTAATTTACAAGATGTAATAGATGGAATAATAGAAGCAAAAAAAGTTGGAATAGAGCCTATAAAAGTAAATGCAGTTGTAATTAAAGGATTAAATGAAGATGAAGCTATTGATTTTGTAGAGTTTGGAAGAGAGTATAATGTGGAAGTTAGATTTATTGAAATGATGCCTATAGGCCAAGGCCAGATAGATTGGAAAGAAGATATGGTACAGCCCCTTGAAAAAGTAAAACAAAAAATAGAAGAAAAATATGGGAAAATGCTACCTTCATTTTCAATGGGAAGTGGAGCAGCAAGAGTTTATGAGATACCTTCAATAAAAACAAAAGTTGGATTTATTACACCTATTTCTAATCCATTTTGCGATGGATGTTCTAAATTAAGACTTACAGTAGAAGGAAATGTAAAGTTATGCTTAAGAACAGATGATGAAATTCCAGCTAAGGATATATTAAAAGAAGGAACAGAAGAAGAAATTGAAGACTTTGTAAGAAAAGTAGTAGTAGCAAAAGAAATTTCAAATGAAAATATTCAGTTTAATAATTATGCATTTGGAGAATGCCAGAGAATAATGACTAGTATAGGTGGTTAA
- a CDS encoding replication initiation protein — MTKEEKLHLEDFVARVFTFAFELGTQLDELHKELRKMRFETKDKDLEAALINLEHAFFMNAQSINILKEQARNAIIPTRKAPRK; from the coding sequence ATGACTAAAGAAGAAAAATTACATTTAGAAGATTTTGTAGCAAGAGTTTTTACATTTGCTTTTGAACTTGGAACACAATTAGATGAATTACATAAAGAACTTAGAAAAATGAGATTTGAAACAAAAGATAAAGATTTAGAAGCCGCTTTAATTAATTTAGAACATGCTTTCTTTATGAATGCCCAATCTATAAATATATTAAAAGAGCAAGCAAGAAATGCAATCATTCCAACAAGAAAAGCTCCAAGAAAGTAA
- a CDS encoding TlpA family protein disulfide reductase has protein sequence MRAIILTLVFALFFSCNEKEKQSSLKKIPKNAIVVDINGNPIELPKDKLIILNFMAYSCSACMKEIPVIKKVLRKPEFKDKFYLVGLVIDTNKNDLSDKEFPKYANNKINFIKFPVPGTPTTYIITPKGKKLVYIFGAVTEENFEKFLKEALRKYKGAI, from the coding sequence ATGAGAGCAATAATTTTAACTTTAGTATTTGCTTTGTTTTTTTCTTGCAATGAAAAAGAAAAACAGTCAAGTTTAAAAAAAATCCCGAAGAATGCTATAGTTGTAGATATAAATGGTAATCCTATAGAATTACCTAAGGATAAACTTATAATATTAAATTTTATGGCATATAGTTGTTCCGCTTGTATGAAAGAAATTCCTGTTATAAAAAAAGTTTTAAGAAAACCTGAATTTAAGGATAAATTTTATTTAGTAGGTTTAGTTATAGATACTAATAAAAATGATTTATCAGATAAAGAATTTCCTAAATATGCAAATAACAAAATCAATTTTATAAAATTTCCAGTACCTGGAACGCCAACTACTTATATAATAACTCCTAAAGGAAAGAAACTAGTTTATATATTTGGTGCAGTAACCGAGGAAAATTTTGAAAAATTCTTAAAAGAAGCTTTGAGAAAATACAAAGGGGCTATTTAG
- a CDS encoding LPP20 family lipoprotein: MKKVLSLFLVIFVSFFFGSCAKKKIEKPKQQPAKIQNQKWKNEFQNAPVWVLNPPNGKQLAAVGSAKIGKAGIQFARTEALANARDELARMLSVKVKNMVKNFSQQIGVGEDQTVDKVTAIVSKQVTAQLLQGSMQKDMWISPSGELYVLVVLDPQAVKEAVKQATLASFKNERALWQQFQAKKAYEELDKEIEKEFGSQ; this comes from the coding sequence ATGAAAAAAGTTTTGTCGCTATTTTTAGTAATATTTGTTAGTTTCTTTTTTGGTTCTTGTGCAAAGAAGAAAATAGAGAAACCTAAACAACAGCCAGCAAAAATTCAAAATCAAAAATGGAAAAATGAATTTCAAAATGCTCCTGTTTGGGTATTAAATCCTCCAAATGGAAAACAGTTGGCTGCAGTAGGTTCAGCAAAAATTGGGAAAGCAGGTATCCAGTTTGCCAGAACAGAAGCCCTTGCAAATGCAAGAGATGAACTTGCGAGAATGTTATCTGTTAAAGTAAAAAATATGGTCAAAAATTTCTCTCAGCAAATAGGTGTTGGTGAAGATCAAACAGTAGATAAAGTTACTGCTATAGTCTCTAAACAAGTTACTGCACAACTTTTACAAGGTTCAATGCAAAAGGATATGTGGATATCTCCAAGTGGGGAACTTTATGTTTTAGTTGTTTTAGATCCTCAAGCAGTAAAAGAAGCAGTAAAACAGGCTACCTTAGCGAGCTTTAAAAATGAAAGAGCTTTATGGCAACAGTTTCAAGCTAAAAAAGCTTATGAGGAATTAGATAAAGAGATAGAAAAAGAGTTTGGAAGTCAGTAA
- a CDS encoding LPP20 family lipoprotein: MRILILIIISFSIVACSEKTEKTEKKINKEYLLEKANANFQELERESEKSPEELTLPETKDEATMLKVNKKLVKRKMIITKRDIHTKYPLKNGYPIWFYNPNYGGYIGAVGIARKTKNIGYPEQKRLAIMIAQANLSKQLKLLVNAEVYTEKLRISRKDYEEYKSKLESLSRQESSAYLRNTVVKDEWIDPKTGDLYVWVVLEK, translated from the coding sequence ATGAGAATACTTATCTTAATTATTATTTCTTTTTCTATAGTAGCGTGTAGTGAAAAAACAGAGAAAACAGAAAAAAAGATAAACAAAGAGTATTTACTGGAAAAAGCTAATGCTAATTTTCAAGAACTTGAAAGAGAATCAGAAAAAAGCCCTGAAGAGTTAACACTTCCTGAAACAAAAGATGAAGCAACTATGCTAAAAGTTAATAAAAAGCTAGTAAAGAGAAAGATGATTATAACTAAAAGGGATATCCATACTAAATATCCACTTAAAAATGGTTATCCGATTTGGTTTTATAATCCTAATTATGGAGGATATATTGGTGCAGTTGGAATTGCAAGGAAAACAAAAAATATAGGTTATCCAGAGCAAAAAAGATTAGCTATAATGATTGCACAAGCAAATCTTTCAAAGCAGTTAAAACTTTTAGTAAATGCAGAGGTTTATACTGAAAAATTAAGAATAAGTAGAAAAGATTATGAAGAATATAAATCAAAACTAGAATCATTATCAAGACAAGAATCCTCTGCTTATTTAAGAAATACTGTTGTTAAAGATGAATGGATAGATCCAAAAACAGGAGATTTATATGTATGGGTAGTCCTTGAGAAATAA